A region from the Salvia splendens isolate huo1 chromosome 15, SspV2, whole genome shotgun sequence genome encodes:
- the LOC121766702 gene encoding NADH dehydrogenase [ubiquinone] 1 beta subcomplex subunit 7-like, with product MEAPGSSKKMIATQEEMVEAKVPLAYRDQCAHLLIPLNKCRQAELYLPWKCGSERHSYEKCEYELVMERMLQMQKIRELEAQSKSQPIPLLPKTAIA from the coding sequence ATGGAGGCTCCGGGCTCATCGAAGAAGATGATAGCGACGCAGGAGGAGATGGTTGAGGCCAAAGTGCCGCTGGCGTACCGAGACCAATGCGCCCATCTGCTCATCCCCCTCAACAAATGCCGTCAGGCGGAGCTCTACCTTCCCTGGAAGTGCGGCTCCGAGCGCCACTCCTACGAGAAGTGCGAGTACGAGCTCGTCATGGAGCGGATGCTCCAGATGCAGAAGATCCGCGAGCTCGAAGCCCAGTCGAAGTCGCAGCCCATTCCCCTCCTCCCCAAAACCGCCATTGCTTGA